Proteins encoded within one genomic window of Paenarthrobacter sp. JL.01a:
- the mfd gene encoding transcription-repair coupling factor produces the protein MSLNGLRRALAEDKTFARVRTEAQRPFSDRNTDYQISAPTGMRAVLIAEMADALADAAADGGGAPVVLAVTATGREAEDLTAALCSYLPADSVDAFPSWETLPHERLSPRSDTVGRRLSVLRRLTHPETSTAAPLRVVVAPVRAVVQPIVDGLGDLVPVTLQVGQERSFSEVVRALSDAAYARVDMVTHRGEFAVRGGILDVFPPTEDHPIRVEFFGDEVDQMRWFAVADQRSLTAPGIHHPTELHAPPCREILITPSVMSRAAKLKADMPAAADMLEKIAGGIAVEGMESLAPVLVDAMVPFVDQLPAGSLSVVIEPEKVRTRAHDLAATNEEFLEAAWSTASDGGAAPLDLSSQASTDLHAASFRSLTDTRSAALEHGVSWWSITSLASDEDLVLDIDVLNMRAREPRGYQGDVAEMLEFIGSRVRDHWRVVVVTDGPGPAQRLAELFHDAEIPCSRVESLDEEPQPGIIEVTTAAVGRGFVLDGLKLGLLTEADLLGRASASSTKDMRRMPSKRRNAVDPLQLHAGDFVVHEQHGIGRFVELIQRKVTGTSSSDAGLREYLVLEYAPSKRGAPGDRLFVPTDQLDQVTRYVGGDTPALSKMGGADWASTKSKARKAVKEIAGELIRLYSARMASRGHAFAPDTPWQRELEEAFPYVETPDQLTTINEVKADMEREIPMDRLVSGDVGYGKTEIAVRAAFKAVQDGKQVAVLVPTTLLAQQHYETFTERFSGFPLRVKPLSRFQTSKEAKETAEGVKSGAVDVVIGTHRLLSKDFEFKDLGLVIVDEEQRFGVEHKEALKKMRTNVDVLAMSATPIPRTLEMSLTGIRETSTLATPPEERHPVLTYVGPFTNKQTSAAIRRELMREGQVFFVHNRVSSIERIAAQIRELVPEARVEVAHGQMSESRLEKIIVDFWEKRFDVLVCTTIIETGLDISNANTLIVDGADKYGLSQLHQLRGRVGRGRERAYAYFLYPSEKPLGEVALERLKAVAAHNELGAGMQLAMKDLEIRGAGNLLGGEQSGHIQGVGFDLYIRLVGEAVAEYRGEAEEKAAEMKIELPVNAHLPHDYVPGERLRLEAYRKLAAAITYEAIDEVLAELVDRYGEPPLPAQNLIAVARFRVGAREAGLSDVALQGNFIRFSPAQLPESKTMRLNRMYPGSQVKPALDAVLIPKPKTARIGGRDLQDAEILQWANNVIEAIFADVPVKAG, from the coding sequence ATGAGCCTCAACGGTCTGCGCCGCGCACTGGCGGAGGACAAGACTTTTGCGCGCGTTCGTACAGAGGCGCAGCGGCCCTTCAGCGACCGGAACACCGACTACCAGATCAGCGCCCCGACCGGCATGCGGGCCGTCCTGATCGCCGAAATGGCAGATGCCCTGGCCGATGCCGCTGCCGATGGTGGCGGCGCGCCGGTGGTCCTCGCTGTCACCGCGACGGGCAGGGAAGCCGAGGACCTCACAGCCGCCCTGTGCTCCTATCTCCCCGCGGACTCCGTTGATGCTTTCCCGAGCTGGGAAACCCTCCCGCACGAACGGCTTTCGCCGCGCTCCGACACCGTGGGCCGGCGGCTTTCCGTGCTGCGCCGCCTGACCCACCCGGAAACCTCGACGGCGGCCCCGTTGCGCGTTGTGGTGGCTCCCGTTCGCGCCGTGGTCCAGCCCATTGTGGACGGCTTGGGCGATCTGGTGCCGGTGACGTTGCAGGTGGGGCAGGAGCGGTCCTTCAGCGAGGTCGTGCGCGCCCTGTCCGATGCCGCCTACGCCCGCGTGGACATGGTGACCCATCGTGGTGAATTCGCCGTCCGCGGTGGCATCCTTGACGTCTTCCCGCCCACCGAGGACCACCCCATCCGTGTGGAGTTCTTTGGCGACGAGGTGGATCAGATGCGCTGGTTCGCCGTAGCCGACCAGCGTTCCCTGACCGCTCCAGGGATCCACCACCCCACGGAACTGCACGCCCCTCCGTGCCGGGAAATCCTCATCACCCCCTCCGTGATGTCCCGCGCCGCCAAGCTGAAGGCCGACATGCCCGCCGCAGCAGACATGCTGGAGAAGATCGCCGGTGGCATCGCTGTTGAGGGCATGGAATCCCTGGCCCCCGTGCTGGTTGATGCCATGGTCCCGTTCGTGGACCAGCTCCCTGCCGGATCGCTCTCGGTTGTCATCGAGCCCGAGAAGGTACGCACCCGTGCGCACGACCTCGCGGCCACCAATGAAGAGTTTCTGGAAGCGGCCTGGTCAACAGCGTCTGACGGCGGTGCGGCGCCACTGGATCTGTCGTCCCAGGCTTCAACAGACCTGCATGCCGCCAGTTTCCGCTCGCTGACGGATACCCGCTCCGCTGCGCTGGAACACGGCGTTTCGTGGTGGTCCATCACCTCCCTTGCCTCGGACGAGGACCTTGTCCTGGACATTGACGTCCTCAACATGCGTGCCCGCGAACCCCGCGGCTACCAGGGCGACGTCGCTGAAATGCTCGAGTTCATCGGCTCCCGCGTCCGCGATCATTGGCGCGTGGTAGTGGTGACCGATGGCCCCGGTCCCGCCCAGCGGCTGGCCGAGCTGTTCCACGACGCAGAGATTCCGTGTTCCCGCGTTGAGTCCCTGGATGAGGAACCCCAACCGGGCATCATCGAGGTGACCACTGCCGCCGTCGGCCGTGGCTTTGTCCTGGACGGACTCAAACTGGGGCTGTTGACGGAGGCGGACCTCCTGGGACGGGCCTCGGCCAGTTCCACGAAGGACATGCGGCGTATGCCCTCCAAGCGGCGCAACGCCGTTGATCCGTTGCAGCTGCACGCCGGGGACTTCGTGGTTCACGAGCAGCACGGCATCGGCAGGTTCGTGGAGCTCATCCAGCGCAAGGTGACCGGGACGTCGTCGTCCGATGCCGGACTGCGCGAGTACCTGGTGCTCGAGTATGCACCGTCCAAGCGCGGCGCCCCGGGAGACCGTCTCTTCGTGCCCACGGACCAGTTGGACCAAGTGACCCGCTACGTCGGTGGGGACACACCCGCTTTGAGTAAGATGGGCGGCGCGGACTGGGCCAGCACCAAGTCCAAGGCCCGCAAAGCCGTCAAGGAAATCGCCGGCGAGTTGATCCGTCTGTACTCGGCCCGCATGGCATCCCGCGGGCACGCCTTCGCCCCGGACACCCCCTGGCAGCGCGAGCTGGAGGAAGCCTTCCCGTACGTGGAGACGCCCGATCAGCTGACCACCATCAACGAGGTCAAAGCCGACATGGAACGCGAGATCCCCATGGACCGGCTGGTCTCCGGCGATGTGGGCTACGGCAAGACCGAGATCGCTGTCCGGGCTGCGTTCAAGGCAGTCCAGGATGGCAAGCAGGTAGCCGTTCTTGTGCCCACCACGCTGTTGGCCCAGCAGCACTACGAAACCTTCACCGAACGTTTCTCCGGGTTCCCGCTGCGCGTGAAGCCGCTGTCCCGTTTCCAGACGTCCAAGGAGGCCAAGGAGACTGCCGAAGGCGTCAAGAGTGGCGCCGTGGACGTCGTGATCGGAACGCACCGGCTATTGTCCAAGGACTTTGAGTTCAAGGACCTTGGCCTGGTCATTGTGGACGAGGAACAGCGCTTCGGCGTCGAACACAAGGAAGCGCTCAAGAAGATGCGCACCAACGTCGACGTCCTGGCCATGAGCGCCACGCCGATCCCGCGAACCCTGGAAATGTCGCTCACCGGCATCCGGGAAACCTCAACGCTGGCCACACCACCTGAAGAACGACACCCTGTGCTGACGTACGTGGGCCCCTTCACCAACAAGCAGACCTCGGCAGCGATCCGCCGCGAGCTCATGCGCGAGGGCCAGGTGTTCTTCGTCCACAACCGCGTGTCCTCGATCGAGCGCATCGCTGCCCAGATCCGGGAGCTTGTCCCTGAAGCGCGGGTGGAGGTGGCGCACGGGCAGATGTCCGAGAGCCGCCTGGAGAAGATCATTGTGGACTTCTGGGAGAAGCGCTTCGACGTCCTGGTCTGCACCACCATCATTGAGACCGGCCTGGACATTTCCAATGCCAACACTTTGATCGTGGACGGAGCAGACAAGTACGGCCTCTCGCAGTTGCACCAGCTCCGTGGCCGTGTTGGCCGTGGCCGCGAACGTGCCTACGCCTACTTCCTTTACCCCTCGGAAAAGCCCCTGGGCGAGGTGGCTTTGGAGCGCCTCAAGGCAGTGGCAGCGCACAATGAGCTCGGTGCGGGCATGCAGCTGGCCATGAAGGACCTTGAAATCCGTGGCGCGGGCAACCTGCTGGGCGGAGAGCAGTCAGGCCATATCCAAGGCGTCGGCTTCGACCTTTACATCCGGCTGGTGGGCGAGGCTGTGGCCGAGTACCGCGGTGAGGCGGAGGAGAAGGCTGCCGAGATGAAGATCGAGCTGCCCGTCAACGCCCATCTTCCGCACGACTACGTGCCGGGGGAGAGGCTGCGCCTGGAGGCCTACCGCAAGCTCGCCGCCGCCATCACCTACGAGGCGATCGACGAAGTCCTCGCAGAACTCGTGGACCGCTACGGTGAGCCGCCGCTCCCTGCCCAGAACCTCATTGCCGTGGCCCGCTTCCGGGTCGGTGCCCGCGAAGCCGGCCTGTCCGACGTCGCGCTCCAAGGCAACTTCATCCGCTTCTCGCCGGCGCAACTGCCCGAATCCAAAACCATGCGCCTGAACCGCATGTACCCGGGCTCGCAGGTCAAGCCTGCCCTGGACGCCGTGCTGATTCCCAAGCCCAAGACCGCCAGGATCGGCGGACGCGATCTCCAGGATGCCGAAATCCTGCAATGGGCCAACAACGTCATTGAAGCGATTTTCGCCGATGTGCCTGTAAAGGCAGGCTAA
- a CDS encoding metal-dependent hydrolase, whose product MMGGHHAASGAAAWIAIASTGPYALGWYPLDATGILIGAMATAGTALVCDWDHRHSTIANSLPPLSNVIAVGIEKASGGHRQGTHSLLGASAFVVLAAMAAQFQMMTPVGKLSIGAGLLCMFMINLAAKALNLFPKSGWITNWLFALAMAGLVTWFAPDQWGWLPLSMLTGVVVHIVGDMITVGGVPLLWPIVIKPPKFLRKSLVSGIWRANGAFSLPLLGRAGSRREWLVLIPVSGYAMVGMGAAAWTLAQLHWPAFLAALAL is encoded by the coding sequence ATGATGGGAGGACACCACGCCGCGTCGGGAGCCGCGGCGTGGATAGCTATTGCCTCGACCGGCCCGTACGCCCTGGGCTGGTACCCCTTGGATGCCACCGGCATCCTCATCGGAGCGATGGCGACGGCGGGAACTGCGCTCGTGTGCGACTGGGACCACCGGCACAGCACCATCGCGAACTCGCTGCCGCCCCTGTCCAATGTGATCGCCGTGGGGATTGAAAAGGCCAGCGGCGGACACCGGCAGGGTACTCATTCGCTGCTGGGGGCCTCGGCGTTCGTGGTGCTTGCCGCGATGGCAGCGCAGTTCCAGATGATGACACCGGTGGGCAAGCTCTCCATTGGCGCGGGCCTGCTGTGTATGTTCATGATCAACCTGGCTGCCAAGGCGCTGAATCTGTTCCCAAAGTCGGGGTGGATCACCAACTGGCTCTTTGCCCTGGCCATGGCCGGCTTGGTGACCTGGTTCGCCCCGGACCAGTGGGGGTGGCTTCCGTTGTCCATGCTCACGGGCGTGGTGGTTCATATCGTGGGGGACATGATCACAGTGGGCGGCGTGCCCTTGTTGTGGCCGATCGTCATCAAACCGCCGAAGTTCCTGCGGAAGTCGCTGGTGAGTGGGATCTGGCGGGCGAACGGGGCCTTTTCCCTGCCACTGCTGGGCCGTGCCGGATCCCGACGCGAATGGCTGGTGCTGATTCCGGTCAGTGGCTACGCGATGGTGGGCATGGGGGCCGCGGCCTGGACGCTGGCTCAACTGCACTGGCCGGCGTTCCTGGCGGCGTTGGCGCTTTAA
- the deoC gene encoding deoxyribose-phosphate aldolase — protein sequence MSNEAVAPANIASYIDHTLLKPEASEADILKVCAEAVEYKFKSVCVNPVWVKTVAKALRGSGVLTCSVIGFPLGATPTDVKSFEARGAVLDGANEIDMVINMASARANDKGALVDDIRAVAETVHAGEAILKVIIETSMLTDEQKVIACEAAVEAGADFVKTSTGFNGGGATVEDVALMRKTVGPELGVKASGGVRSLADAQAMIAAGATRIGASSGIAIVKGEQGSSAY from the coding sequence ATGAGCAACGAAGCCGTCGCCCCTGCAAACATTGCGTCCTACATCGACCACACACTTTTGAAGCCGGAGGCCAGCGAGGCCGACATCCTCAAGGTGTGCGCGGAGGCCGTTGAGTACAAGTTCAAGTCCGTTTGCGTGAACCCTGTGTGGGTCAAGACCGTCGCCAAAGCACTCCGGGGTTCGGGAGTGCTGACGTGTTCGGTGATCGGCTTCCCGCTTGGGGCAACGCCGACCGACGTCAAGAGCTTCGAGGCCCGCGGCGCCGTGCTCGACGGCGCCAACGAGATCGACATGGTGATCAATATGGCCTCGGCCCGTGCCAATGACAAGGGCGCTTTGGTTGATGACATCCGCGCCGTGGCAGAAACCGTGCACGCCGGCGAAGCCATCCTGAAAGTCATCATTGAGACCTCCATGCTCACGGACGAACAAAAAGTCATCGCCTGCGAAGCAGCCGTTGAGGCCGGCGCAGACTTCGTCAAGACCTCCACCGGATTCAACGGTGGCGGTGCCACTGTCGAAGATGTTGCCTTGATGCGCAAGACCGTAGGCCCGGAGCTCGGCGTCAAAGCCTCCGGCGGCGTGCGGTCCCTGGCCGACGCACAGGCTATGATTGCTGCTGGTGCAACACGTATCGGAGCGAGTTCCGGAATTGCCATCGTCAAGGGTGAACAGGGTTCATCTGCCTACTGA
- a CDS encoding FAD-dependent oxidoreductase, producing MSSTSLHIVIAGAGPAAQALVRRLAGRTDNRQQPFAGTITVLSNRDDCPDALLELAELPQVSVRFGQAASFIDADSKVVTTVDGMEFTYDQLVIATGSAPALPPADGADSVLSYSTIDDAAFIGEAVKDVTRSVGRRPLGILVGNGPAAGQAEAVLRARGIRPVRTTLRPTAVVAADSAGSGQAQSAAGIVFEDGSSMKGDLVVLAEERTARNDLAESAGLEIAFDGGIAVGRDLATSVPGIWAIGDAASCDGLRLGLLLSAESSAMLCASGMLLGSAGSGIQTAMAA from the coding sequence ATGTCCTCCACTTCCCTTCACATCGTCATCGCCGGAGCCGGCCCAGCAGCCCAGGCACTGGTACGGCGGCTGGCGGGCAGGACCGACAACCGTCAACAACCCTTCGCCGGGACCATCACCGTGCTCAGCAACCGCGATGACTGCCCGGACGCCCTCCTGGAACTGGCAGAACTGCCCCAGGTTTCCGTACGCTTCGGCCAGGCCGCGAGTTTCATCGACGCCGACTCCAAAGTGGTCACCACCGTGGACGGCATGGAGTTCACCTACGACCAATTGGTCATCGCCACAGGATCGGCCCCGGCCCTCCCACCGGCGGATGGTGCCGACTCGGTGCTGAGCTACTCCACCATCGACGACGCCGCCTTCATCGGGGAAGCCGTCAAGGACGTCACCCGCTCCGTCGGCCGCCGTCCCCTGGGGATTCTCGTCGGCAATGGTCCAGCAGCGGGCCAGGCCGAAGCAGTGCTGCGGGCACGCGGCATCCGTCCCGTCCGGACCACCCTCCGCCCCACGGCAGTGGTCGCCGCCGATTCGGCGGGTTCCGGGCAGGCACAGTCCGCCGCGGGCATCGTCTTCGAGGACGGCAGCAGCATGAAGGGTGACCTCGTGGTGCTGGCAGAGGAACGCACCGCACGCAACGACCTCGCTGAAAGTGCCGGGCTCGAAATAGCGTTCGACGGCGGAATCGCCGTGGGGCGCGACCTCGCCACCTCGGTCCCTGGCATATGGGCGATCGGCGATGCCGCGTCCTGCGACGGCCTGCGCCTGGGCCTGCTCCTCTCCGCCGAGTCCTCGGCAATGCTGTGCGCCTCGGGCATGCTCCTGGGCTCGGCGGGAAGCGGGATCCAGACCGCAATGGCTGCCTGA
- a CDS encoding patatin-like phospholipase family protein: MKRSLVLAGGGMRVAWQAGVVKALAEEGIEFQHIDGTSGGILTAGMMLSGVSPEEMCSRWSAVDVKDFSSALPFGDYVKGPWALPALGDADGILDRIFPALGIDTETIRTRATGPGAVEGSFNVVEFTSKQCHAIDAASIDAELMAAGMSLPIFLKPLHRDGKIWTDAVWVRDANVGEALRRGAGEVWLIWCIGNSPYWGDGPLEQYVHMIEMSAMGALLADFDAAAAAGREFVLHVIRPEHPLPLDPEFYLGRIDADTLIGMGYRDARAYLDARSPDGLAKDARCTAMTEPAPGVRFNDVLHGELDGQPLRFRAAVVMPSQPADTPPQLSGYLDHPQSGRSFLADGRVEVSGDDITYRARVRVDGRWQDIAVTRNLHDDPGPDAWSDIRNARLDLGGRVVELAMGLGDVAGLLASVEPVGAHGVTERAQAVARFTSNGFRELLRRY; this comes from the coding sequence ATGAAACGCTCCCTGGTCCTGGCCGGCGGCGGAATGCGCGTCGCCTGGCAGGCCGGCGTGGTCAAAGCGCTCGCCGAGGAAGGAATTGAATTCCAGCACATCGACGGCACCTCCGGCGGCATCCTTACCGCCGGGATGATGCTCTCCGGCGTTTCCCCGGAGGAGATGTGCAGCCGGTGGTCCGCCGTGGATGTCAAGGACTTCAGTTCCGCCCTGCCCTTCGGTGACTACGTCAAAGGACCCTGGGCCCTCCCCGCCCTGGGTGACGCAGACGGCATCCTCGACAGGATCTTCCCCGCTCTGGGCATCGACACGGAAACGATCCGCACCCGCGCCACGGGACCGGGCGCCGTCGAAGGTTCCTTCAACGTGGTGGAGTTCACCTCGAAGCAGTGCCATGCCATCGACGCTGCCAGCATCGACGCCGAACTCATGGCGGCTGGAATGTCCTTGCCCATCTTCCTCAAGCCACTGCATCGCGACGGGAAAATCTGGACCGATGCCGTATGGGTCAGGGACGCGAACGTGGGAGAGGCTTTACGTCGGGGTGCAGGGGAAGTCTGGCTGATCTGGTGCATCGGCAATTCCCCGTACTGGGGCGACGGGCCGCTGGAGCAGTACGTGCACATGATCGAGATGAGTGCCATGGGTGCCCTCCTGGCCGACTTTGACGCTGCGGCCGCCGCGGGCCGTGAGTTCGTGCTGCATGTGATCCGGCCTGAGCATCCCTTGCCGCTGGATCCCGAGTTCTACCTGGGGCGGATCGACGCCGACACGTTGATCGGCATGGGCTATCGCGATGCCCGGGCGTACCTCGATGCCAGGTCCCCCGACGGCCTTGCAAAAGATGCCCGCTGCACCGCGATGACCGAACCTGCGCCGGGTGTCCGTTTCAACGACGTCTTGCATGGCGAACTGGACGGCCAACCGCTGAGGTTCCGGGCCGCCGTCGTCATGCCTTCGCAGCCCGCGGACACACCACCGCAGCTGAGCGGCTACCTGGACCACCCGCAATCCGGCCGTAGCTTCCTGGCCGACGGCCGGGTTGAAGTGAGCGGTGACGACATCACGTACCGCGCCAGGGTCCGGGTGGACGGCCGGTGGCAGGACATTGCCGTCACCCGGAACCTCCACGACGACCCCGGCCCCGATGCCTGGTCGGACATCCGCAATGCCCGGCTTGACCTGGGCGGACGTGTGGTGGAGCTCGCCATGGGTCTGGGAGATGTAGCGGGTCTGCTTGCTTCCGTGGAACCCGTCGGCGCCCATGGAGTGACTGAGCGCGCACAAGCCGTGGCCCGCTTCACCAGCAACGGATTCCGGGAGCTTTTGCGGCGGTACTGA
- a CDS encoding acetoacetate decarboxylase family protein, with amino-acid sequence MKNLTQILTPLLKLMPSPVPRRQEQLRGQHAFADGIKYVMPVNSDDSPVLMAAFPINKHAAAAVLPGAELRPFSLGGKGLLVVTVVNYKSTDIGKYIEYSLAIAITHGSRPAPPLLPLLFQKTFKLGQFVVDLPVSTEISVKGGKGIWGMPKYQANLDFVVTDSTVSAQYDQDGQLGCYIEIDRPEPLGLPLKLAASNYCAFRNMLWKSDIYFEATGDIAFGAQAKARLILGDAPGVEPLKKLQVENKPVFTAWLPQAHGVLDDHYEAWFLTAPTQLEAVALRGGDMLDSVTDLGQGQEWLAPPDRSRVPGAVPALEPGADTP; translated from the coding sequence ATGAAAAACCTCACCCAGATTCTCACTCCCCTGCTCAAGCTCATGCCCTCACCGGTTCCCCGGAGGCAGGAACAGCTCCGGGGCCAACACGCCTTCGCCGACGGCATCAAGTACGTCATGCCGGTCAACTCCGACGATTCGCCCGTGCTGATGGCAGCCTTCCCCATCAACAAACATGCTGCCGCAGCCGTCCTGCCCGGAGCCGAACTGCGGCCGTTCAGCCTGGGCGGCAAGGGCCTGCTGGTGGTAACCGTGGTCAACTACAAGTCCACCGACATCGGCAAGTACATCGAATACTCGCTGGCCATTGCCATCACCCACGGCAGCAGGCCGGCCCCGCCCCTCCTGCCGCTGCTGTTCCAGAAAACCTTCAAGCTGGGACAGTTCGTGGTGGACCTGCCCGTCAGCACGGAAATCTCCGTCAAAGGCGGCAAGGGAATCTGGGGCATGCCCAAATACCAGGCCAACCTGGACTTCGTGGTCACCGACTCCACCGTGTCCGCACAGTATGACCAGGACGGCCAACTGGGCTGCTACATCGAGATCGATCGTCCCGAGCCCCTGGGACTGCCACTGAAACTGGCAGCATCCAACTACTGTGCGTTCCGCAACATGTTGTGGAAATCCGACATCTACTTCGAGGCCACAGGAGACATCGCCTTCGGGGCACAAGCCAAGGCGCGCCTCATCCTTGGTGACGCGCCCGGCGTCGAGCCTTTGAAAAAACTGCAGGTGGAGAACAAACCGGTCTTCACCGCCTGGCTGCCGCAGGCCCACGGCGTCCTGGATGACCACTACGAAGCATGGTTCCTCACTGCCCCCACCCAGCTGGAGGCAGTAGCGCTTCGCGGTGGCGACATGCTGGACAGTGTCACCGACCTCGGGCAAGGGCAGGAATGGTTGGCTCCCCCGGACCGGAGCCGGGTGCCCGGGGCCGTTCCGGCCTTGGAACCAGGGGCAGACACGCCATGA
- a CDS encoding alpha/beta hydrolase: MIITRAEHRTEVIPFRARDNTPLSLVHVTAPAETTKGPVLLVHGSGVRAELFRPPIRTTLVDVLLEDGWDVWMLNWRASIDLDPLSWTLADAAVYDHPAAVEHVLNATGAETMKAVIHCQGSTSFTMAAVAGLLPQVDTIVSNAVSLHPVVPAFSRLKIDYLTPVVKVFTPYLSPAWGYKSQGYFTRAIRGLVKATHHECDNTVCKMVSFTYGSGRPALWSHENLDDATHQWLSGEFAEVPVTFFEEMGRSIKAGHMVAAGNHPELPENLVAEAPQTDARFAFIAGLANRCFLPESQQRSYDFFQKHRPGKDSLHLIPGYGHLDVFFGERAWQDTFPVIVEELNGTQQTGTHQEPTP, encoded by the coding sequence ATGATCATCACCCGTGCCGAGCACCGGACCGAGGTGATCCCGTTCCGTGCGCGGGACAACACTCCGCTGAGCCTGGTCCACGTAACCGCGCCGGCGGAAACCACCAAAGGCCCCGTGCTGCTGGTCCATGGCTCCGGCGTCCGGGCCGAGCTTTTCCGGCCACCGATCCGGACCACGTTGGTCGACGTCCTCCTCGAAGACGGCTGGGACGTGTGGATGCTCAATTGGCGGGCCTCCATCGACCTCGACCCCCTGTCCTGGACCCTCGCCGACGCTGCCGTGTATGACCATCCGGCCGCCGTCGAGCATGTCCTGAACGCAACTGGCGCGGAGACGATGAAGGCTGTGATCCACTGCCAGGGGTCGACGTCGTTCACCATGGCCGCCGTCGCCGGACTGCTGCCGCAGGTGGACACGATCGTCTCCAACGCCGTTTCGCTCCACCCTGTTGTGCCGGCCTTCTCACGCCTGAAGATCGACTACCTGACGCCCGTCGTGAAAGTCTTCACCCCCTATCTCTCACCGGCCTGGGGCTACAAGTCGCAGGGCTACTTCACCAGGGCCATCCGCGGCCTGGTCAAAGCCACCCACCACGAGTGCGACAACACCGTCTGCAAGATGGTCAGTTTCACCTACGGCAGCGGCCGTCCCGCCCTCTGGTCGCACGAGAACCTCGACGACGCGACGCACCAGTGGCTCAGCGGGGAGTTCGCCGAGGTGCCGGTGACATTCTTCGAAGAAATGGGCCGGAGCATCAAAGCCGGGCACATGGTGGCCGCCGGAAACCACCCCGAACTTCCGGAGAACCTCGTGGCGGAAGCTCCGCAAACGGACGCCCGCTTCGCCTTCATCGCGGGACTGGCCAACCGGTGCTTCCTTCCCGAAAGCCAACAACGCAGCTACGACTTCTTCCAAAAACACCGCCCTGGCAAAGACTCACTCCATCTCATCCCGGGCTACGGACACCTCGATGTCTTCTTTGGCGAGCGTGCCTGGCAGGACACCTTCCCCGTCATCGTCGAGGAGCTGAACGGAACCCAACAGACGGGCACACACCAGGAGCCAACGCCATGA